Proteins co-encoded in one Brassica oleracea var. oleracea cultivar TO1000 chromosome C4, BOL, whole genome shotgun sequence genomic window:
- the LOC106339739 gene encoding aspartic proteinase PCS1-like, protein MMASSSSSSSLSNSLLQISVLLLIFPLTFCKISSPNQEPLVFSLKTKNVPQSSSDKLSFRHNVTLTVSLSVGSPPQNISMVLDTGSELSWLHCKKAPNLGSVFNPVSSSSYSPIPCSSPICRTRTRDLPIPASCDTKTHLCHVAVSYADATSLEGSLAHETFVIGSSARPGTIFGCMDSGLSSDSEEDAKTTGLMGMNRGSLSFVNQLGFSKFSYCISGSDSSGILLLGDASSSWPGPIQYTPLVSETTPLPYFDRVAYTVQLEGIRVGSKLLSLPKSMFVPDHTGAGQTMVDSGTQFTFLMGPVYSALKTEFMAQTKAVFKVVEDPNFVFQGTMDLCYRVGTLTRPNFSRLPVVSLMFRGAEMSVSGQKLLYRVNGAGLKGKDQVYCFTFGNSDLLGIEAFVIGHHHQQNVWMEFDLAKSRVGFGADVRCDQASQRLKSRM, encoded by the coding sequence ATGATGGCTTCATCATCATCATCTTCTTCTCTTTCAAATTCATTGCTTCAAATTTCAGTTTTGCTTCTTATTTTTCCTCTCACGTTCTGCAAGATATCTTCTCCGAATCAAGAACCACTCGTCTTCTCTCTCAAAACCAAGAATGTTCCACAGTCTTCTTCAGACAAGCTTTCTTTCAGACATAACGTCACTCTCACCGTCTCTCTCTCCGTCGGCTCTCCACCGCAAAACATCTCGATGGTTCTTGACACCGGAAGCGAGCTTTCATGGCTTCACTGCAAGAAAGCTCCCAACTTAGGATCCGTGTTTAACCCGGTTTCGTCCTCCTCTTACTCGCCTATACCTTGCTCCTCGCCAATATGCAGGACCCGGACCCGGGACTTGCCCATACCCGCTTCATGTGACACGAAGACCCATCTTTGCCACGTGGCAGTCTCCTACGCCGACGCTACCTCACTAGAAGGCAGCTTAGCTCACGAGACGTTCGTAATCGGATCTTCAGCCCGACCCGGAACTATATTCGGGTGCATGGACTCGGGTTTAAGCTCTGATTCGGAGGAGGACGCTAAAACAACCGGTTTAATGGGAATGAACCGGGGCTCTTTATCGTTTGTTAACCAGCTGGGTTTCTCAAAATTCTCTTATTGCATATCCGGTTCAGACTCCTCCGGTATTCTGCTTCTTGGTGACGCGAGTTCCTCCTGGCCCGGTCCTATCCAGTACACGCCTTTGGTTAGTGAAACGACGCCGTTACCGTATTTCGACCGGGTCGCTTACACGGTCCAGTTAGAAGGAATTCGGGTCGGGTCAAAGTTGCTGTCTTTACCCAAATCCATGTTCGTACCGGACCATACCGGGGCAGGTCAGACGATGGTCGATTCCGGTACACAATTCACGTTCCTGATGGGTCCGGTTTACTCCGCCTTGAAAACCGAGTTTATGGCGCAAACCAAGGCGGTTTTCAAAGTTGTAGAAGATCCAAATTTTGTGTTCCAAGGGACAATGGACCTCTGTTACCGGGTTGGGACGTTAACCCGGCCCAATTTCTCGAGGTTGCCCGTTGTTAGTTTAATGTTTCGTGGCGCGGAGATGAGCGTGTCGGGTCAGAAGCTGTTGTACCGGGTAAACGGAGCCGGGTTAAAAGGAAAAGATCAGGTGTATTGCTTCACATTTGGGAACTCCGATCTTCTGGGAATAGAAGCGTTTGTGATTGGTCATCATCATCAACAGAACGTGTGGATGGAGTTTGATCTGGCTAAATCAAGGGTTGGATTTGGTGCTGACGTTAGATGTGATCAAGCTAGTCAACGGCTCAAATCGCGAATGTGA